In one Komagataeibacter sp. FNDCR2 genomic region, the following are encoded:
- the trbF gene encoding conjugal transfer protein TrbF, with product MFRRSTTRYGTTPEPVTPYQKAVQVWDERIGSARIQARNWRLMAFGSLFLSAGLGAGLVWQSMRGTITPWVVQVDRLGQAQVVAPVTGGYTPADPQIAWYLAQFVQDVRSLSSDAVVVRQNWLRAYDFTTTSGAAALNDYARLNDPFSRIGHEQVEVDIASVIRASPASFRVAWTERHYRDGAFTGTERWTAIVSVVLRTPRDADHLRKNPLGIYVSAINWSKELGQ from the coding sequence ATGTTCCGTCGCTCCACCACACGCTACGGGACCACGCCCGAGCCGGTGACACCCTATCAGAAAGCAGTGCAGGTGTGGGACGAGCGCATTGGTTCCGCCCGCATCCAGGCCCGTAACTGGCGGCTGATGGCGTTCGGTTCCCTGTTCCTGTCCGCCGGTCTCGGGGCTGGCCTGGTCTGGCAGTCTATGCGCGGCACCATCACGCCGTGGGTGGTGCAGGTGGACCGGCTGGGGCAGGCGCAGGTCGTAGCCCCGGTGACAGGGGGCTACACGCCCGCCGATCCGCAGATCGCCTGGTATCTGGCGCAGTTCGTCCAGGACGTGCGGTCCCTATCGTCGGACGCCGTGGTGGTCCGGCAGAACTGGCTGCGTGCCTATGATTTCACCACCACGTCCGGGGCTGCGGCCCTCAACGATTATGCCCGCCTGAACGATCCGTTTTCGCGCATCGGGCATGAGCAGGTCGAGGTGGACATCGCCTCGGTGATCCGGGCCTCGCCCGCCAGCTTCCGCGTGGCCTGGACCGAGCGTCATTACCGTGACGGCGCGTTCACCGGCACCGAACGCTGGACCGCAATCGTGTCGGTTGTTCTGCGCACGCCGCGCGACGCTGATCATCTGCGGAAAAACCCGCTTGGAATCTACGTCTCCGCCATCAACTGGTCGAAGGAGCTGGGTCAATGA
- a CDS encoding LysR family transcriptional regulator, translating to MRRPPFDLWQLLCVRAIAEHGSIHGAARFLNIRQSAVSRSLHNLEERLDVRLFIRSPAGAAPTMFGQEFIRWSQTILDNVAGMNTRARRTGKGENGQISIGIQTCVLPGRLSTFTADFRATHPDIVFRYSEGTGKRLLRRLQRGQIDFAVVTRRNLAPALRVTPLWSDRIVAALPTDHPLATRPEVSWTDLRHETFLTGRDNAGQDFEALIQRKLGETGIRPKIQRHDIGSNRIVALVQNNEGVALLPASWLPLIRDRHGHDIAITEIRDAGGSSHLEFGMVWRPDNENPCALSFARYIESHRP from the coding sequence ATGCGCCGTCCGCCATTCGATTTGTGGCAACTGCTGTGCGTGCGGGCAATCGCCGAGCACGGCAGTATCCACGGCGCGGCGCGTTTCCTGAACATCCGACAATCGGCCGTCAGCCGATCCCTGCATAACCTTGAGGAGCGGCTTGATGTCAGGCTGTTCATCCGTTCGCCGGCGGGCGCTGCTCCAACCATGTTCGGTCAGGAATTCATCCGCTGGAGCCAGACGATCCTGGACAATGTGGCAGGCATGAACACCCGCGCTCGGCGGACGGGCAAGGGCGAGAATGGCCAGATCTCTATCGGTATCCAGACCTGCGTCCTGCCCGGAAGACTCTCGACCTTCACGGCAGACTTCCGCGCCACTCACCCCGATATCGTCTTTCGCTATTCCGAGGGTACAGGCAAGAGGCTGCTGCGCCGGCTCCAGCGCGGACAGATCGATTTCGCGGTCGTCACCCGCCGCAACCTGGCGCCCGCCTTGCGGGTCACGCCTCTGTGGAGCGACCGCATCGTGGCCGCACTCCCCACTGATCATCCCCTGGCAACACGACCGGAAGTATCCTGGACAGACCTGCGTCACGAGACGTTCCTCACGGGACGCGACAACGCGGGTCAGGACTTCGAGGCACTCATCCAGCGCAAGCTCGGGGAAACCGGCATCCGCCCAAAGATCCAGCGTCATGATATCGGCAGCAACAGAATCGTCGCACTCGTCCAGAACAACGAAGGCGTCGCCCTGCTTCCCGCCTCGTGGCTACCGCTAATCCGCGATCGGCATGGCCATGACATCGCGATCACGGAAATCCGGGACGCGGGTGGCTCCTCCCATCTGGAATTCGGGATGGTCTGGCGACCCGACAATGAAAATCCCTGCGCCCTGAGTTTCGCCCGCTATATCGAAAGCCACAGACCATGA
- a CDS encoding DUF2274 domain-containing protein codes for MTDLKISELPDEKPVRMTVALPADIHRDLLAYAALLSGNDGATDPARLVAPMLRQFMMSDKGFARARRKRKGTSSEK; via the coding sequence ATGACGGACCTGAAAATCAGCGAACTTCCCGATGAGAAGCCGGTCAGAATGACGGTGGCGCTACCCGCCGATATCCATCGTGACCTGCTTGCCTACGCAGCACTTCTTTCCGGCAACGATGGGGCGACGGATCCAGCCCGACTGGTCGCGCCCATGCTTCGGCAGTTCATGATGTCGGACAAGGGATTCGCCAGGGCGCGGAGAAAGAGGAAAGGAACGTCGTCAGAAAAATAG
- a CDS encoding TrbI/VirB10 family protein, which yields MTRQVPTAGENPAVPATGGNSASPPPDLRLRAERPRVVRLNRTVVWALGGAGMLAIGLALGYALENSSHKAPPAASQDTDVRPSADGLAGLPSDYVGSGVPKLGPALPGDLGHTILKAQGKAASGGDDRRVAQEVEAAIASRLFVQMGERDRAGEQTMPPAPDAPATQERASTTTGPQAGNLAFLEGQPDRATTSPDRIAPPASPYVLQAGTVIAGALNTKISSDLPGQIVGHVTQNVYDSPTGRYLLIPQGSRLFGAYNSGISFGQQRTQIIWTRLIYPDGESLVLEKLPGGDAIGQSGLSDEVDNHWGQLFKAALVTTLLSVGSEAGTSQSENNLAQAIRSGASNGFSMVGNRLIDRSLNVQPTLTDRPGLPFTVLVGHDLLLKPYRDQGHRR from the coding sequence ATGACTAGGCAGGTTCCAACAGCGGGCGAAAATCCAGCGGTTCCGGCAACAGGGGGAAATTCCGCATCACCACCGCCCGATCTGCGTCTGAGGGCCGAACGGCCGCGCGTAGTAAGGCTCAACCGTACCGTGGTCTGGGCGCTCGGCGGTGCGGGCATGCTCGCCATTGGTCTGGCACTCGGCTACGCGCTGGAGAACAGCAGCCACAAAGCGCCACCGGCCGCCAGCCAGGACACGGATGTGCGTCCGTCCGCCGATGGGCTGGCAGGGCTGCCCTCAGACTACGTCGGCAGTGGCGTCCCGAAGCTCGGTCCTGCACTGCCCGGTGACCTTGGGCACACCATCCTGAAGGCACAGGGGAAAGCCGCATCAGGCGGGGATGATCGCCGTGTCGCGCAGGAGGTCGAGGCCGCGATCGCCAGCCGGCTATTCGTGCAGATGGGGGAACGTGACCGCGCCGGCGAACAGACGATGCCGCCCGCGCCGGACGCTCCTGCCACTCAGGAGCGGGCGTCCACCACGACCGGGCCACAGGCTGGGAACCTCGCCTTTCTGGAAGGGCAGCCTGATCGCGCGACGACCAGCCCGGACCGCATTGCGCCGCCTGCCTCACCTTATGTCCTCCAGGCGGGCACGGTGATCGCTGGCGCACTGAACACGAAGATCAGTTCCGACCTGCCGGGCCAGATCGTGGGGCACGTCACGCAGAACGTCTATGACAGCCCGACCGGCCGCTATCTGCTGATCCCGCAGGGCAGCAGGCTGTTCGGGGCCTATAACAGTGGGATCTCCTTCGGGCAGCAGCGCACGCAGATCATCTGGACGCGGCTCATATACCCCGACGGCGAGAGCCTCGTGCTGGAGAAGCTGCCCGGTGGTGACGCCATCGGCCAGTCCGGCCTGTCTGACGAGGTCGACAATCATTGGGGCCAGCTTTTCAAAGCGGCCCTGGTGACCACGCTCCTCAGCGTCGGCTCCGAGGCGGGCACCAGCCAGAGCGAAAACAATCTGGCCCAGGCGATCCGCTCCGGCGCCAGCAATGGATTTTCCATGGTCGGCAACCGCCTGATCGATCGCAGCCTGAACGTCCAGCCCACCCTGACCGACCGGCCGGGGCTGCCGTTCACCGTTCTGGTCGGGCACGACCTGCTACTCAAACCCTACCGGGATCAAGGACACAGACGATGA
- the trbJ gene encoding P-type conjugative transfer protein TrbJ, which translates to MTEKLFRIHAILFRRMGLFASVTAPAVGACVSSVQSAHAQWAVYDGAAHVQTVLIAARELQQIDNQITSLANQAQMLVNQAKNLALLPLSTLSTLQSTISQTTALLAQAQNIAYSVTSVEQQYQQSYTSVSLGMSDSALFSQAQTRWQNSVGGFEDALKMQARAVGNIPSDSSAMTQLVSASQSSSGALQAAQAGNQLLALQSRQLSDVVAVLSANGRAQDLDRAREAAAEAEGQAQYEHFAQHDAYVPGAVSVFNDGN; encoded by the coding sequence ATGACGGAAAAACTCTTCCGGATTCATGCAATACTTTTCCGTCGTATGGGACTGTTCGCATCCGTCACGGCGCCGGCCGTTGGTGCCTGCGTCAGTTCGGTGCAATCCGCCCATGCGCAATGGGCGGTCTATGACGGGGCTGCGCATGTCCAGACCGTGCTGATCGCGGCGCGGGAATTGCAGCAGATCGACAACCAGATCACGTCTCTCGCCAATCAGGCGCAGATGTTGGTCAACCAGGCGAAGAATCTCGCCCTGTTGCCCTTGTCGACATTGTCGACGCTGCAATCAACGATTTCCCAGACTACCGCGCTACTCGCGCAGGCGCAGAACATTGCCTACAGCGTCACCTCGGTCGAGCAGCAGTACCAGCAGTCCTACACGTCCGTCTCCTTGGGGATGTCCGACAGTGCCCTGTTCAGCCAGGCCCAGACCCGCTGGCAGAATTCCGTCGGCGGGTTCGAGGATGCCCTGAAGATGCAGGCCCGTGCCGTCGGCAATATCCCGTCCGACAGCAGCGCCATGACCCAGCTCGTCTCAGCAAGCCAGAGTTCGAGCGGCGCGCTCCAGGCGGCGCAGGCCGGCAACCAGCTTCTGGCCCTGCAATCCCGGCAGCTCTCGGACGTGGTTGCCGTGCTGTCGGCCAACGGACGGGCACAAGACCTCGACCGGGCGCGTGAGGCGGCGGCCGAGGCAGAAGGCCAGGCGCAATACGAACATTTCGCACAGCATGACGCCTACGTGCCGGGCGCTGTCTCCGTCTTCAATGACGGGAACTGA
- the trbL gene encoding P-type conjugative transfer protein TrbL yields the protein MASTGMTNAGVIDNFLNIFTTTIDSGFGLVKSDVVSLAGSLSVLDIALAGLFWAWAADEDIIQRLVKKTLYIGFFAFVIDNFDGLSKEVFDSFATLGLKVGGGKLALGDLVHPGRLAATGFDAALPLLDAMHQFLDPIHFFTGFAQIAVFLISWFIVMAAFFVLAVQLFVAIIEFKLTTLAGFILIPFALFNRTAFLAEKVLGNVVSSGVKIMVFAVISAIASTLFSQFTTSYGDSLPTIGQALSVVLAALAMIGLAMYGGSVANGLISGAPQLGAGAAAGTGMAVGAMGAAAVAAPAALASGGAAALGATAAAARGGAAVAGAATTAYSAGAGGAGGVAAGIGGMGRAVGGAAVNAAKSKVGAAASSLKESYAAGGRWAAGAMGSGGEGDGPSDNGGSSGPSGGGDDPGSRPAGSGNPGGGPSGGGPDGGDASDGKPPRWARKMKRRNAAAHAAEAANVIRSADGGGGSASIDLSEKE from the coding sequence ATGGCGAGCACGGGTATGACCAATGCAGGTGTTATCGACAATTTCCTGAATATTTTTACCACGACGATCGATAGCGGTTTCGGTCTGGTGAAAAGCGATGTCGTGTCCCTGGCCGGTTCGCTGTCCGTGCTCGACATCGCGCTCGCCGGTCTGTTTTGGGCCTGGGCGGCAGACGAGGACATCATCCAGAGGCTGGTGAAAAAGACGCTCTATATCGGTTTCTTCGCGTTTGTCATCGATAATTTCGACGGTTTATCGAAAGAGGTCTTCGACAGTTTCGCCACCCTCGGCCTGAAGGTCGGCGGTGGCAAGCTGGCGCTGGGTGATCTCGTGCATCCCGGCAGGCTGGCGGCGACCGGGTTTGACGCGGCGCTGCCGCTGCTGGATGCGATGCACCAGTTCCTCGACCCGATCCATTTTTTCACCGGCTTCGCCCAGATCGCGGTGTTCCTGATCTCCTGGTTCATCGTCATGGCGGCGTTCTTCGTGCTCGCCGTCCAGCTTTTCGTGGCGATCATCGAGTTCAAGCTCACCACGCTCGCGGGGTTCATCCTGATCCCCTTCGCGCTGTTCAACCGCACGGCATTTCTCGCCGAGAAGGTGCTGGGCAACGTGGTGTCCTCCGGTGTGAAGATCATGGTCTTCGCCGTGATCAGCGCCATTGCCTCCACGCTCTTCTCCCAGTTCACCACGTCTTACGGCGATAGCCTGCCCACGATCGGCCAGGCGCTCTCGGTGGTGCTCGCCGCCCTCGCGATGATCGGGCTCGCCATGTATGGCGGCAGCGTCGCCAACGGGCTGATTTCCGGTGCGCCGCAGCTTGGCGCCGGGGCGGCGGCCGGGACTGGAATGGCGGTCGGTGCGATGGGTGCCGCTGCCGTGGCTGCCCCCGCTGCCCTGGCGTCGGGCGGGGCTGCCGCACTCGGCGCGACGGCAGCCGCCGCACGCGGAGGGGCAGCCGTCGCGGGTGCTGCCACGACGGCTTACAGCGCCGGAGCGGGCGGTGCCGGAGGCGTGGCTGCCGGTATCGGCGGAATGGGCCGGGCTGTTGGTGGCGCTGCCGTGAACGCGGCGAAGAGCAAGGTCGGCGCGGCGGCGTCGTCATTGAAGGAAAGCTACGCGGCCGGCGGACGCTGGGCCGCCGGTGCGATGGGCAGCGGGGGAGAAGGCGACGGTCCGTCGGATAACGGTGGGTCTTCAGGCCCGTCCGGCGGCGGGGATGACCCCGGTTCCAGGCCTGCCGGTAGCGGTAACCCTGGTGGCGGCCCCTCGGGAGGTGGCCCTGATGGCGGCGACGCCTCCGACGGCAAGCCGCCGCGCTGGGCGCGGAAGATGAAGCGCCGGAATGCGGCCGCCCATGCTGCCGAGGCCGCCAATGTCATCCGCTCCGCCGATGGCGGCGGCGGATCCGCCTCCATCGATCTCTCGGAGAAAGAATGA
- a CDS encoding efflux RND transporter permease subunit, with translation MSFTDRFLRRPVLAIVVTILIVLFGIKGFNSIATRQYPTLETSTILISTRYPGASSDLMQGFVTQPISEAVASVEGIDYLSSTTTQGLSVVTVRMMLNYDSMHALTDVMSKVNAVKYRLPEGAYDPVIKRTSGGFTAVAYIGFASTTRPLYEISDYIHRVAAPMLSGIEGVSEISYFGEQRLSMRLWLDPEKLAANDMTGEDVAQAIRENNFQAAPGRIRGVYTISNINLNTDLKTVEEFRDMVLRSAGGRVIRVRDIGRAELGPDNTDTSSQTSTLRPPNGKPTPRPSIFVGLEPSPTGNPLTIISRLNEIMPKLKATLPPGIDVRVPYETAHFIQASIDEVTETFVEALLIVILVIYLSLGTVRAVIVPIATIPLSMLGAVGLMYTFGFSLNLLTLLAMVLSIGLVVDDAIVVIENVHRHIEEGKSPFDAALLGAREVAGPVVAMTLTLTAVYAPIAFMGGLTGTLFREFALTLAGSVIVSGVVALTLSPLMSAKLLKAKEKEGFMERMAERAFGFMTARYETVLDFSLRHRWVPLGTAAVIFLLIPVMLHVSQSELAPNEDQDIVYTAVKAPQYANLHYVETYAQALYEKMSEIPEGHSHWQMNGIDGIANSVGGVNLDDWGKRRRNADQIQMDLQQRVASIQGTSVFVFQMGALPGSTGGLPVQMVVRSDDTYRNVFSIMSHLREEASKSGLFAVVDSDLAFDNPVVRVTVDRTKANALGIRMERIGNALNTLIGENYVNRFGYYGRSYDVIPQAVPLSRLTPDALKTYYMRDQNGHQVPLSALASVRVDVEPNRLPQFGQQNSATFQAILAKGVTMGDAVSFLKAKAAEFPPGYSYDWQSDSRQYVQEGNALIFAFLFALIAIYLVLSVQYNSFTDPVIILVSVPLSVFGALIPLALGVTTLNIYTEIGLITLIGLVSKHGILMVEFANEILHRDNVDRRTAIETAAAIRFRPIIMTTAAMVVGLAPLVIATGAGANSRFGLGTVIVVGMIVGTTMTLFVLPSVYTVIRPRRSKTV, from the coding sequence ATGAGTTTTACTGATCGCTTCCTTCGGCGGCCTGTCCTCGCGATTGTCGTGACGATCCTGATTGTTCTCTTCGGGATCAAGGGCTTCAATTCCATCGCAACACGTCAATATCCGACCCTCGAAACCTCCACGATCCTGATCTCGACCCGCTATCCGGGGGCATCATCGGATCTCATGCAGGGCTTCGTGACCCAGCCGATCAGCGAGGCCGTCGCGTCCGTCGAGGGCATCGATTATCTTTCCTCCACCACCACGCAGGGCCTCAGCGTGGTGACGGTGCGCATGATGCTGAATTATGATTCCATGCACGCCCTGACCGACGTGATGTCCAAGGTGAACGCGGTCAAATACCGCCTGCCGGAAGGCGCGTATGATCCGGTCATCAAACGCACCTCGGGCGGCTTTACCGCCGTCGCCTATATTGGTTTTGCCAGTACGACGCGGCCTCTCTACGAAATCTCGGATTATATCCACCGGGTCGCAGCACCGATGCTCTCGGGCATAGAGGGTGTATCCGAGATCAGTTATTTCGGAGAGCAGCGCCTTTCGATGCGGCTCTGGCTCGACCCAGAGAAGCTGGCTGCCAACGACATGACGGGCGAGGACGTTGCGCAAGCAATCCGGGAAAACAATTTCCAGGCCGCACCCGGCAGGATCCGTGGCGTTTATACGATCAGCAATATCAACCTCAACACGGATCTGAAAACGGTCGAGGAATTCCGTGATATGGTGCTGCGCTCGGCCGGTGGCCGGGTTATCCGGGTGCGGGACATCGGACGCGCAGAACTGGGGCCGGACAATACGGACACCAGTTCGCAAACCAGCACGCTTCGGCCACCGAATGGCAAGCCGACGCCACGTCCTTCGATCTTCGTGGGGCTGGAGCCGTCGCCGACGGGCAACCCGCTGACGATCATCTCGCGTCTCAACGAGATCATGCCGAAACTCAAGGCGACGCTTCCGCCGGGAATTGATGTCCGCGTCCCTTACGAGACCGCGCATTTCATCCAGGCGTCGATCGACGAAGTCACCGAGACCTTCGTCGAGGCGCTGCTCATCGTGATCCTGGTGATCTATCTCTCCCTCGGCACCGTGCGGGCGGTGATCGTGCCGATAGCGACCATTCCGCTGTCAATGCTCGGCGCGGTCGGGCTGATGTACACCTTCGGGTTCAGCCTGAATCTGCTCACCCTGCTGGCGATGGTGCTGTCGATCGGGCTCGTGGTCGATGACGCCATCGTCGTGATCGAGAACGTCCATCGCCATATCGAAGAGGGCAAATCCCCCTTCGACGCCGCATTACTCGGGGCTCGTGAGGTAGCAGGCCCTGTTGTCGCGATGACCCTTACACTCACAGCAGTTTACGCCCCGATCGCTTTCATGGGTGGACTGACAGGCACGCTGTTCCGGGAATTCGCGCTCACGCTGGCCGGGTCCGTCATCGTCTCCGGGGTCGTCGCACTCACCCTGTCGCCGCTCATGAGCGCAAAATTGCTCAAAGCGAAAGAAAAAGAAGGCTTCATGGAACGGATGGCCGAGCGTGCCTTCGGTTTCATGACCGCGCGCTATGAAACCGTGCTCGACTTTTCGCTACGGCATCGCTGGGTTCCACTCGGCACGGCAGCAGTGATCTTCCTTCTTATTCCGGTCATGCTGCATGTCTCGCAGAGCGAACTGGCACCCAATGAGGACCAGGACATCGTCTATACTGCGGTCAAGGCTCCGCAATACGCCAATCTTCATTATGTCGAGACCTATGCCCAGGCGCTTTACGAGAAGATGTCTGAAATCCCGGAAGGCCATAGCCACTGGCAGATGAACGGAATCGATGGAATTGCCAACAGCGTTGGCGGTGTCAATCTCGATGACTGGGGCAAGCGCAGGCGTAACGCCGATCAAATCCAGATGGACCTTCAACAGCGTGTTGCTTCCATCCAAGGGACCAGCGTCTTCGTGTTCCAGATGGGGGCGCTACCGGGTTCAACGGGCGGCCTGCCAGTCCAGATGGTCGTTCGCAGTGATGACACCTATCGCAACGTCTTCAGCATCATGTCACACCTGCGGGAAGAAGCCTCTAAAAGCGGTCTGTTTGCCGTGGTCGATAGCGACCTCGCTTTCGATAATCCGGTTGTTCGGGTCACGGTCGATCGGACCAAAGCCAATGCGCTCGGGATCCGTATGGAGCGGATCGGCAACGCGCTGAATACGCTTATCGGGGAAAACTACGTCAATCGCTTTGGCTATTATGGCCGGTCCTATGACGTGATCCCGCAAGCCGTTCCCCTGTCCCGCCTGACACCTGACGCGCTGAAGACCTATTATATGCGCGACCAGAACGGCCATCAGGTACCGCTGTCGGCCCTGGCTAGCGTGCGCGTCGATGTCGAGCCCAACCGCCTGCCCCAGTTCGGCCAGCAGAATTCGGCCACGTTTCAGGCCATTCTCGCCAAAGGTGTTACGATGGGTGACGCCGTGAGCTTCCTGAAGGCAAAGGCGGCGGAGTTCCCGCCCGGCTACAGCTATGACTGGCAGTCTGATTCACGTCAGTATGTACAGGAAGGAAACGCACTGATTTTTGCGTTCCTTTTCGCACTGATTGCGATCTATCTCGTCCTGTCGGTTCAGTACAACAGCTTCACCGACCCGGTCATCATCCTTGTCAGTGTGCCGTTATCCGTGTTCGGCGCCCTTATTCCGCTCGCTCTCGGTGTGACGACCTTAAATATCTATACCGAAATCGGACTCATTACGCTGATCGGGCTGGTCAGCAAGCATGGCATCCTGATGGTCGAGTTCGCAAACGAGATTCTTCATCGTGACAATGTAGACCGCAGGACAGCAATCGAGACGGCGGCCGCCATCCGTTTCCGACCGATCATCATGACCACAGCAGCAATGGTCGTGGGGCTTGCGCCCCTGGTCATCGCTACCGGTGCGGGCGCGAACAGCCGCTTCGGACTAGGCACGGTAATCGTTGTCGGCATGATCGTCGGCACGACCATGACGCTGTTCGTTCTGCCCTCGGTCTACACGGTCATCAGGCCGCGCCGCAGCAAGACGGTGTGA
- a CDS encoding efflux RND transporter periplasmic adaptor subunit, producing MRRFFVPWHYATALAVLMSLPAAGRAADTPATAVSVWPVRPVPFAAHIETIGQVEPFQGVTLSPEIAGRITELDFDSGAIVRKGQLLLVLNDAPEQGELIRQSGELRAAEADLARARSLIRTGVESHEDLETATARFEAAKGNVARVQAVIDQKHIRAPFDGSVGIRQINLGQYLNPGDAIATLTSYARMRVNFILAEENAASVQLGQTVHLTFDTTPGQDFTATVTTIDPRIDGSHTLSIQALLDAPPADLHPGTYAHVSIAAKVAPHLVVPETAVTYTAYGETLFVEQPSTDGPTVTATAVRAGDRRNGWVVIDDGVKPDDRVVTSGQNRLVTGVKVREIPEVLPLAGLRELAQ from the coding sequence GTGCGACGCTTCTTCGTCCCCTGGCACTATGCCACCGCTCTCGCGGTGCTGATGTCCCTGCCCGCCGCCGGCAGGGCTGCGGACACTCCGGCAACAGCGGTATCCGTCTGGCCGGTCAGACCCGTCCCTTTCGCCGCCCATATCGAGACGATCGGTCAGGTCGAGCCGTTCCAGGGGGTAACGCTCTCCCCTGAAATCGCCGGCCGGATCACTGAACTGGATTTCGATTCCGGGGCGATCGTCCGGAAAGGCCAGCTGCTCCTGGTCCTCAATGACGCACCGGAACAGGGCGAGCTGATCCGCCAGAGCGGCGAATTGCGCGCGGCCGAGGCCGATCTGGCCCGTGCCCGTTCTCTCATCCGCACCGGGGTGGAGAGCCACGAGGATCTGGAGACAGCCACGGCGCGCTTCGAAGCAGCGAAAGGCAATGTCGCCAGAGTGCAGGCGGTGATCGACCAGAAGCATATCCGCGCGCCCTTCGACGGCTCCGTCGGGATCAGACAGATCAATCTCGGCCAGTATCTGAATCCGGGTGATGCCATCGCCACGCTGACGTCCTACGCCCGGATGCGAGTGAACTTCATCCTCGCCGAGGAGAACGCAGCCAGCGTGCAGCTCGGGCAGACCGTCCACCTGACATTCGACACGACGCCGGGGCAGGATTTCACCGCCACGGTCACCACCATCGACCCGCGCATCGACGGTTCGCATACGCTCTCCATTCAGGCCCTGCTCGACGCGCCGCCGGCCGACCTGCATCCGGGCACCTACGCCCATGTCTCCATTGCCGCGAAGGTGGCGCCACACCTCGTGGTCCCGGAAACCGCCGTCACCTATACCGCCTACGGAGAGACGCTTTTCGTCGAGCAGCCATCCACCGATGGTCCGACCGTCACCGCGACGGCTGTACGCGCGGGCGACCGCCGCAACGGATGGGTGGTTATCGATGACGGGGTGAAGCCGGACGACCGTGTCGTAACCAGCGGCCAGAACCGCCTCGTCACCGGCGTGAAGGTGCGCGAGATTCCGGAAGTCCTGCCTCTGGCCGGCCTGCGGGAACTGGCACAATGA
- the trbG gene encoding P-type conjugative transfer protein TrbG, which produces MIRMIVRALPLTLLALSACSGQYHPPVIRYDDAVQATRLPDPPKPVQVVEVPQPLPLPGQLKPLPSRRAVHPAPEVADPTARVTQANLAARIQPTRAGFINAVQVYPYSPGALYQVYASPGEITDIMLQKGEKLVGTGPVAAGDTVRWIIGDTESGAGATKHIHILVKPTRPDLTTNLIVNTDRRTYLAELRSTPATYMASVSWDYPEDDLIALHRQDSAADDAAPVDVGLNLDALNFRYAIESVKGGVPPWLPGRAFDDGHKVYIAFPSGIGQGELPPLFVLGADGGVELVNYRVRQNWMIVDRLFAAAELRLGDKHSEQRVRIVRTDGRRT; this is translated from the coding sequence ATGATCCGCATGATCGTGCGCGCGTTGCCGCTGACGCTGCTCGCCCTGTCCGCCTGCTCGGGGCAGTATCATCCGCCTGTCATTCGCTACGATGACGCCGTGCAGGCGACACGTCTGCCCGACCCGCCGAAACCGGTGCAGGTCGTGGAAGTGCCGCAGCCTCTCCCGTTGCCGGGGCAGCTCAAGCCGTTGCCGTCACGACGCGCGGTCCATCCGGCCCCCGAAGTCGCCGACCCCACAGCGCGTGTGACACAGGCCAATCTGGCGGCACGCATCCAGCCCACGCGTGCGGGCTTCATTAACGCGGTGCAGGTCTATCCCTACAGCCCCGGTGCTCTCTATCAGGTCTATGCCTCGCCGGGCGAGATCACTGACATCATGCTCCAGAAGGGTGAAAAGCTGGTCGGCACCGGACCCGTGGCGGCAGGTGACACCGTACGCTGGATCATCGGTGATACCGAAAGCGGGGCAGGGGCGACAAAACACATCCATATTCTGGTCAAACCGACGCGGCCGGATCTGACCACAAACCTGATCGTCAACACCGACCGGCGGACCTATCTCGCCGAACTGCGCTCCACGCCCGCGACCTACATGGCATCGGTGTCGTGGGACTATCCCGAGGACGACCTGATTGCCCTGCATCGACAGGACAGTGCGGCCGATGACGCTGCCCCCGTGGACGTGGGGCTAAATCTCGACGCGCTGAATTTCCGCTACGCGATCGAGAGTGTGAAAGGCGGAGTGCCCCCCTGGTTGCCCGGCCGGGCCTTCGATGACGGCCACAAGGTCTATATCGCGTTCCCGTCCGGGATCGGGCAGGGGGAATTGCCGCCACTCTTTGTGCTGGGGGCCGATGGCGGGGTGGAACTGGTCAATTACCGGGTCCGGCAGAACTGGATGATCGTCGATCGCCTGTTTGCCGCCGCCGAATTGCGGCTCGGGGATAAACACAGCGAGCAGCGCGTGCGCATCGTCCGCACCGATGGACGGCGGACATGA